GTTCTATTTGGGCAGACTTATTTTTGGCCTCAATATATGGAAACGTATGTGCACCACAGCGATTTCCCATCAGCAACGAATCGCATTGTGAAAAATTCCTTGCATTTTCTGCCCTGCTATTTACCTGTACCAATCCCCTGTAGCTGTTCTGGGATTGGCCTGCCGAGATTCCTTTGGAAATAATGGTACTCTTGGTGTTCTTTCCCAAGTGTACCATTTTGGTACCTGTATCCGCTTGCTGAAAATTATTGGTTACCGCAATAGAATAGAACTCTCCCACGGAATTATTTCCTTTTAAGATACAAGAAGGATATTTCCAAGTTACTGCTGAACCTGTTTCCACTTGTGTCCAAGAAATCTTCGCATTCTTTTCGCATATCCCTCTCTTGGTTACAAAATTATAAACTCCACCTTCACCTTCTTTGTTTCCGGGAAACCAGTTTTGAACGGTAGAATATTTGATTTCGGCATCGTCCAACGCTATGAGCTCAACAACCGCTGCGTGCAATTGATTTTCATCTCGTGATGGTGCAGTACATCCTTCAAGATAACTTACGTAACTACTTTCGTCCGCTATTACTAAAGTACGCTCAAACTGACCAGTACCTCCTTCATTTATCCTAAAATATGTTGACAGTTCCATTGGACATTTTACACCTTTTGGAATATAACAGAACGATCCATCGGTAAATACTGCCGAATTTAGCGCTGCATAGAAGTTATCCGTTTTTGGAACAACGGTACCCATATATTTTTTCACCAATTCAGGGTGTTCTTGTATTGCCTCGGAAATTGGCATAAAGATGATTCCCTTTTCCGCCAACGTCTTTTTAAATGTTGTTGCAACAGAAACAGAATCCACAACGATATCAACGGCCACATTTTGCAATCTTTTTTGTTCGTCCACGGAAATCCCCAATTTTCGGTACATTTCCAACAACTCTGGGTCTACATCGTCCAACGATTTGTTAGGATCCGCTTTTTTGGGTGCCGAGTAATACGAGATTGCCTGAAAGTCCGGTTTTTCATAACGGACATTTGCCCATTCCGGCTCTTCCATTTTTTCCCAAATGCGAAATGCTTCCAAACGCCATTCAGTCATCCATTCGGGTTCATTTTTTTTCTTGGAAATCGCGCGAACGATTTCTGCGTTCAATCCTTTTGGAAAGGTATCCGATTCAATATCTGTGTAGAAACCATACTCGTACTCTTTGGTTTCCAATTCTTTTTTTAATTCTTCTTCTGTGTATGCCATAAGTGTTCCATTTACCAATATTAAGACTATGAGTCAATTGGTTGATTACTTAAAAAATCTATAAGGAGAAACTTTCTCCACAACCACATGTGCGCTGGGCATTTGGATTATTAAAAACAAAGCCTTTCCCATTCAGTCCACCAGAGTATTCCAAAGTGGTGCCTACCAAGTATAAAAAGCTTTTTTTATCAACAATAATACGGACTGCGTTATCTTCAAAAACCTTATCGGAATCTGTTGAAGCTGTATCAAATTTCAATTCGTATGACAATCCACTGCATCCTCCACTTTTTACACCTACGCGAACAAAGTCTGTAGAAGCGTTAAAGCCTTCCTCGTTCATCATCATCATCACTTTTTGTCTAGCGGTTTCAGAAACTTTAATCATTCTTATTTGGATTTAATAGAAAAGTTAACAAATATACTTTATAAGTAGGTTTTTTCCGCGCATCCTAACATTATTATAACGTATGATTCAATAAGAGTTCTCTATGGAAAAACCATGTTTAAGATACTCAAACTGCCCAACCTGATCGTTTTCGTTCGAAAATAGGTTTTACAGCCATTAAAGCATCTTGTTCGTTCAAGCGCTAAATTCTAATTATCCTGTTTACTTTTGCAAAATGTTAGAAGACAAAAATCAGCAAAGAACAGCTTTGGAAAATTTGGGTGAATTTGGTTTGATAAAACACCTCACCAAAGATTTTAATTTGAACCATGATTCCTCGGTAGTAGGCATTGGTGACGATGCAGCCGTTTTGGACCTCAACGGAAAAAAAACAGTGCTTACCACGGACATGCTTGTAGAAGGGGTGCATTTTGATTTAAGTTACATGCCCTTGAAGCATTTAGGCTACAAGTCTGTTATCGTTAACCTATCGGATGTATATGCAATGAACGCTCTGGCCACCCAAATAACGGTTTCCATAGCAGTCTCCAACCGATTCCCATTAGAGGCGCTCGAAGAATTTTATGCTGGAGTGGCCATGGCCTGTCAACTTTACAATGTTGATCTGGTAGGAGGCGACACAACTTCATCGACCAGAGGAATGCTCATAAGTATTACCGCTGTGGGTCTAGCTGAAGAAACTGAGCTTGTATATCGGAATGGAGCAAAACCAAACGACCTTTTGGTAGTAAGCGGCGATCTTGGCGGAGCATACCTTGGGCTTCAAGTACTGGAACGTGAGAAAGAGGTCTTTAAGGTCAATCCAAATAATCAACCCGATTTGGAGCCTTACTCTTACATCGTAGAGCGACAGTTGAAACCTGAAGCTAGAAAAGATATTATTGATTTGTTAGAAAAACTTAAGGTAAAACCAACAGCCATGATCGATATTAGTGATGGTTTGTCCTCAGAAATTTTGCATTTATGTGAACAAAGCAATGTGGGCTGTAATCTTTTTGAAGATAAAATTCCTTTGGATCCAACAGTGATATCCGCTTCTGAAGAATTTAAAATGGATTCCACAACAATTGCATTGAGTGGGGGGGAAGATTATGAGTTATTATTCACTATTGACCAAAATGATTTCGAAAAAATAAAGGGCAATCCTAATTTAACGGTTATCGGGCACATGACTTCCAGTAACGAGGGGGCACATTTAATAACAAGAGGAGATACAAAAGTGCCAATATCTGCGCAGGGTTGGAATTCATTTTCAGAATAAAAAATCCCGAAAACCAAGGCATTTCTCGCTAAACGGTCTTGGGGCACGCGACTGAATAGACAAAGCGCTTTCTTGATTTCCGGGAACAGCCCTTGAAATCTTTCTAAAAGAGAAATGTTTTGTTTTAAGCTACTTGAGAAACTTGCTGCCTGTTGTGTCTTTTACGGTACATATCTTCTAAAGTACTATTGATCTCCTGCATTTGAGGAGTCAGTGCAGAGAGTTTGCCACTCACGTCAGTAGTTACCTGTTTTTGACAGTGCAAGCACTTATACTCTTTAATGTGTCCTGTTACTTTTCTAGAAACTACATAATGATGTCCGAAGAGACTGCAAAAGAAAGCGGATAATTTGTTGCCATGGTGGATAGTAGAAGTATTCATAAGCTGGTTTTGTTTGGGAAAGCATTGGTTCGATTTGGGAATCGATACATGCAATAATGTTTTACTGTAATTTTATATTATATGTGTCAATTTTTAATTGGACGATACTTAAGGAACGACTGTTAATAACTTTTTATTTTATGAACTTATTTGTAAGAGCTTTTTTTCGACGAAATACACACTTGCCGACAAAACGTTATATTCGAGCGTTCAAATACACTGCTTAAAGATAGTTTTTTGATTTACTTTAACAAAGAAATTATTAACAACATATGGTTAAGAAATCAATTGCAATAACCGCATTTGCACTTTTCTCTTTATTTTTTGGCGCAGGTAATCTCATTCTTCCTCCACAACTAGGATTTAAATCTGGTGACTTATGGTGGTTAGTGGCTTTAGGGTTCTGTCTTTCTGCGGTACTGATTCCTATATTGGGGATCTTGGCCCATGCCAAATTACAGGGTACCATGTTCGACTTTGCCAAAAAGGTATCCCCAACATTCAGCCTTGTCTATTGTTATATTGTATATGCTATTTCCATATCGTTACCCTCACCAAGAACAGCATCCGTAACGCATGAAATGGCCATTCAACCTATTTGGAACTCTTCTTCCCTTACAACAAGTATTGTTTATTTTGCTTTGGTCTATGTTTTTGTGGTAAATCGTTCCAAAATTTTAGACGTAGTGGGCAAGTTTCTTACTCCGGCAATACTTATCATCTTATTATTGATAATCGGCGCTTCAATTTTTACCTTGGATTTGGATTTTGGGGCCGTAACATTTGCCAGTCCATTTACCCATGGAGTGTTAGAGGGTTACCAAACGTTTGATGCCATTGGTGCAGTGGTCGTAGGTGGGGTTATCATCATCTCTATCAATTTAAAAGATCGTTCTGCCACGTACGAAGCCAAGAAAAACATCATAAGAAAAGCAGGGTGGTTAGCCGGACTTGGTCTTTTTTTAATCTACACAGGACTTATCATTACAGGAGCACTATTCCATGATTCCTTTGATGCTGAGATTTCTAGAACGGGGCTTTTGAGCGGCATAAGTTTAAACATGCTAGGTAGCACCGCAAACCTTTTATTAAGTATTTTAGTGAGCTTGGCTTGTTTTACTACGGCTGTTGGTATTGTAACGGGAACGGCCGACTTTATTAGAGGACGTTTCAATGATTCTAGGCAGGCCTATGGTATTACGGCAATTATTGGGTGTGTCCTTGGAATCTTAATGGGTCAGTTCAATGTGGGTTACATTATTGCCGTAGCCTTACCGGCGCTTATGTTTATTTACCCTATTACTATTGTTCTAATCGTGTTAAATGTAGTGCCAGAACAATATGCTCCCCCAAGGGTTTTTAAAGCAGTTGTCCTAACCACTATAGTATTCAGCATTCCCGATTTTCTGGGAAGTGTTGGTTGGGGAGAATCTATTATAGAAATAACCCAATGGGTGCCACTTAGTCAATTTCATATGGGTTGGGTACTTCCTGCATTGGTTGTTTTTATTTTGGTGAATTTATTTCCAAAAAAGCTTGAATAGGTTTACCGAACTATGCTTTTTTTGTTGCCCTTTCCAACCGATCATTAATGGATTTTCCCAATCCCGTATCAGGAAATCGTTCAGCAACGATCATATCCAAGTCCAATTTATCCATTTTGTGCAAGGTTGCATATAATTTGGAAGTGGCTTCCTTAAGACTTCCTGAACTTGATAAAACTTCTTGATGCGCAAGGTTTGGGTTATCCACTTTCTTATGGAAAAGCAAAGCCCCAATTTTTTTATCAAGTTTGTTGTCTATGAAAGCTTCAACATCATCCACTAAAAACGTTGTTGTATTGGGAGCATAGTGTCGTGATAACATGCCGGGCGCATTGGGCGCATTTTCTTTTTTATTTTTTACTTCGATTTCTCCAATAACATTTATGATATCCTCCATGGCTATGGAACCTAATCTGTACAAAACTGGTTTTCCGTTTTCGAATCCTATAATCGTGGACTCTATCCCATTCTCACAATCTCCCCCATCCAAAACCATGGAAAGTTTGTCTCCAAAATAGTACTCTACATGAAGCGGACTGGTAGGGCTAATGGAACCAAACGGATTTGCACTGGGCGCTGCCAGAGGAAAATCTAGACGTTGCAATAATTCCAACGTAACTGGATGCTTAGGAATTCTCACCGCGACGGTATCTTTTCCTGCCGTGACTAAATCAGGAACCGTATCCTTTTTTGGTAAAATCAAGGTCAGGGAACCGGGCCAAAAAGCCTTGGCCAGCCGTTTTGCTTTATCGGGAACATGGCTTACAATTTCTTCCATGTGCTCTATGGAATCTAGATGTACAATTAAGGGATTGAACAAAGGCCGCCGCTTTAAGTCAAAAATCTTTTTTATGGCTTTTTCACTGTAAATGTTTCCAGCAAGTCCATAAACCGTCTCTGTGGGGATAGCAACCACGTCTTCTGCATTCAAAACTTCAATAGCTTTTGATATGTCCTTGGCTATTCTGGTCATCCTTTGTATTTACTTTTTTGGACGGGCAAAGGTGGGCTATTTTCAATGATTTTGCAAGGGTGCTTCGGCTCCGCTCAGCACGGGCGTTGCTCGTTGTTCAAAAGTGTGTTTTTCTAAAGAAAAAATCAATTTTGCACCAACACTCTTTACCCTTTAACCCAATACCTTTTATCCTTAATCTATCGACCAAAACTTTCTACTGACATCTGGCTTCTGATAACTGAAAACTGACAATCCTCAAGACCCCCTATTCTTCTTATTATAATGATAAATGGCATACGCTATCCCAGCCAAAACTACAAAGGGCAAATAACTGCCAATGGTCACACCTATCTCATAAGCGCTGTCCGGAGCTTCTTTTATTTTTTCTTCAATATTGGGCTGCTGTGCTATTAAAAGGAAAATAGGCTTCATACTTTGATTACATTTTACACTTGAAAACTTAGAGCTTAACAAAAACAATCATTCATTCATCAAGTCTTCAATCTCTTCAACCTCAATAGGAATATTTTTCATCAGATTAATCGGCTCTCCCGTTTCTTGAATTACCACATCATCTTCAATTCTAATCCCCATTTGCTCTTTAGGAATATAAATCCCCGGCTCTACAGTGAATACCATATTGGGTTTCATCGGTGTTTTCAATTCGCCATAGTCATGGGTGTTCAAACCAATATGGTGGCTTGTGCCATGCATAAAGTACTTTTTATAAGCAGGCCAATTTTTATCCTCGTTCTGGACATCGGATTTGTCCAATAGTCCCAATCCCAAAAGTTCGGAAGTCATTATTTTACCGACCTCTTTATGGTACTCTGCCCATAAGGTTCCCGGCACTAAAAGTTTGGTCGCTTCATTCTTTACCCGAAGCACAGCATTGTATACGTCTTTTTGGCGATTCGTGAATTTTCCGTTTGCAGGAATGGTTCTTGTCATGTCGCTAGAATAATTAGCGTATTCCGCACCAACATCCATCAAAATTAAATCCCCGTCCTTTACCTGCTGATTGTTCTCTATATAGTGGAGCACATTGGCATTATTGCCAGAAGCGATAATTGGAGTATAGGCAAATCCTTTGGAGCGGTTACGGATAAACTCGTGCAGGTACTCTGCTTCCATTTCATATTCCCAAACTCCAGGTTCGGTAAATTGCAAAATCCTACGAAATCCTTTTTCGGTGATATCACAGGCTTGCTGCAAAAGCGAAATCTCCTCGGGTTCTTTTACACCTCGTATTTCTTGTAGAATGGGGTTGCTCTTCGCCCATAAGTGCGCTGGAAAGTCTTTTTTGCATTTTGCTATAAAGCGATCCTCCCGTGTTTGGGTCTCCACGGCTTGCCTATAATGTTCGTTGGTGTTGAAGTATATGATTTCCGCTTCGGTCATCAAATCAAAAAAGATTTTATCAAAATCCGATACCCAATAAATCGTTTCGATTCCAGATACTTCTGTAGCTTTTTCCTTCGTCAATTTTTCACCTTCCCAAACAGCAATATGTGCATTGGTCTCACGAACAAATAGTACTTCTCTATGCTTTTTATCCATAGCATCCGGGAAAAGCAACAGAATGGTCTCTTCTTGGTCAGCTCCGCTTAAATAAAAAATATCCCTGTGCTGCTCAAAAGGCATGGTACTGTCCGCGCTAATGGGATAAACATCGTTGGAGTTGAATACCGCAATACTTTTTGGCTTCATTTGTGCCATGAATTTTTTACGGTTCTGTATAAAGAGTTTACTATCTATTTGGTGGTATTTCATAAGGCTAAAATCGATTTCTTCAAAAGTAGTTAATTGCGATACCGAAGACAAATTCATACCTTCCGTATCAAAATTAATCCCTGACTAAATGAAACGGTTTTTACTTCCCTCTTTTATTCTATTTTTTCAACTTGTAATTGGTCAAGAAGCAACTACTTCTGCTGATAAAGTTCTACAGGCTTTAGCGCAAAAAACCAAAATGGCCGAAACCTCTTTGGTTAAAAACATTCCGCTCAAAAATATTGGGCCTTCGGTAATGAGCGGTCGTGTAGTCGACTTGGAAGTCAACCCAGACAACCCAACGGAATTCTACGTAGCTTATGCTTCTGGCGGACTTTGGCACACCA
The nucleotide sequence above comes from Flagellimonas sp. HMM57. Encoded proteins:
- the sufB gene encoding Fe-S cluster assembly protein SufB: MAYTEEELKKELETKEYEYGFYTDIESDTFPKGLNAEIVRAISKKKNEPEWMTEWRLEAFRIWEKMEEPEWANVRYEKPDFQAISYYSAPKKADPNKSLDDVDPELLEMYRKLGISVDEQKRLQNVAVDIVVDSVSVATTFKKTLAEKGIIFMPISEAIQEHPELVKKYMGTVVPKTDNFYAALNSAVFTDGSFCYIPKGVKCPMELSTYFRINEGGTGQFERTLVIADESSYVSYLEGCTAPSRDENQLHAAVVELIALDDAEIKYSTVQNWFPGNKEGEGGVYNFVTKRGICEKNAKISWTQVETGSAVTWKYPSCILKGNNSVGEFYSIAVTNNFQQADTGTKMVHLGKNTKSTIISKGISAGQSQNSYRGLVQVNSRAENARNFSQCDSLLMGNRCGAHTFPYIEAKNKSAQIEHEATTSKIGEDQIFYCNQRGIDTEKAIALIVNGFSKEVLNKLPMEFAVEAQKLLEISLEGSVG
- a CDS encoding iron-sulfur cluster assembly accessory protein, translated to MIKVSETARQKVMMMMNEEGFNASTDFVRVGVKSGGCSGLSYELKFDTASTDSDKVFEDNAVRIIVDKKSFLYLVGTTLEYSGGLNGKGFVFNNPNAQRTCGCGESFSL
- the thiL gene encoding thiamine-phosphate kinase, giving the protein MLEDKNQQRTALENLGEFGLIKHLTKDFNLNHDSSVVGIGDDAAVLDLNGKKTVLTTDMLVEGVHFDLSYMPLKHLGYKSVIVNLSDVYAMNALATQITVSIAVSNRFPLEALEEFYAGVAMACQLYNVDLVGGDTTSSTRGMLISITAVGLAEETELVYRNGAKPNDLLVVSGDLGGAYLGLQVLEREKEVFKVNPNNQPDLEPYSYIVERQLKPEARKDIIDLLEKLKVKPTAMIDISDGLSSEILHLCEQSNVGCNLFEDKIPLDPTVISASEEFKMDSTTIALSGGEDYELLFTIDQNDFEKIKGNPNLTVIGHMTSSNEGAHLITRGDTKVPISAQGWNSFSE
- the brnQ gene encoding branched-chain amino acid transport system II carrier protein, producing the protein MVKKSIAITAFALFSLFFGAGNLILPPQLGFKSGDLWWLVALGFCLSAVLIPILGILAHAKLQGTMFDFAKKVSPTFSLVYCYIVYAISISLPSPRTASVTHEMAIQPIWNSSSLTTSIVYFALVYVFVVNRSKILDVVGKFLTPAILIILLLIIGASIFTLDLDFGAVTFASPFTHGVLEGYQTFDAIGAVVVGGVIIISINLKDRSATYEAKKNIIRKAGWLAGLGLFLIYTGLIITGALFHDSFDAEISRTGLLSGISLNMLGSTANLLLSILVSLACFTTAVGIVTGTADFIRGRFNDSRQAYGITAIIGCVLGILMGQFNVGYIIAVALPALMFIYPITIVLIVLNVVPEQYAPPRVFKAVVLTTIVFSIPDFLGSVGWGESIIEITQWVPLSQFHMGWVLPALVVFILVNLFPKKLE
- a CDS encoding L-threonylcarbamoyladenylate synthase → MTRIAKDISKAIEVLNAEDVVAIPTETVYGLAGNIYSEKAIKKIFDLKRRPLFNPLIVHLDSIEHMEEIVSHVPDKAKRLAKAFWPGSLTLILPKKDTVPDLVTAGKDTVAVRIPKHPVTLELLQRLDFPLAAPSANPFGSISPTSPLHVEYYFGDKLSMVLDGGDCENGIESTIIGFENGKPVLYRLGSIAMEDIINVIGEIEVKNKKENAPNAPGMLSRHYAPNTTTFLVDDVEAFIDNKLDKKIGALLFHKKVDNPNLAHQEVLSSSGSLKEATSKLYATLHKMDKLDLDMIVAERFPDTGLGKSINDRLERATKKA
- a CDS encoding aminopeptidase P family protein, whose product is MKYHQIDSKLFIQNRKKFMAQMKPKSIAVFNSNDVYPISADSTMPFEQHRDIFYLSGADQEETILLLFPDAMDKKHREVLFVRETNAHIAVWEGEKLTKEKATEVSGIETIYWVSDFDKIFFDLMTEAEIIYFNTNEHYRQAVETQTREDRFIAKCKKDFPAHLWAKSNPILQEIRGVKEPEEISLLQQACDITEKGFRRILQFTEPGVWEYEMEAEYLHEFIRNRSKGFAYTPIIASGNNANVLHYIENNQQVKDGDLILMDVGAEYANYSSDMTRTIPANGKFTNRQKDVYNAVLRVKNEATKLLVPGTLWAEYHKEVGKIMTSELLGLGLLDKSDVQNEDKNWPAYKKYFMHGTSHHIGLNTHDYGELKTPMKPNMVFTVEPGIYIPKEQMGIRIEDDVVIQETGEPINLMKNIPIEVEEIEDLMNE